A region of the Dreissena polymorpha isolate Duluth1 chromosome 6, UMN_Dpol_1.0, whole genome shotgun sequence genome:
ttttatcttttaaagggacatatacaaaataattttctaaaatgttttaatttgttaatttaaagACCAACTTTCTATGTTTTGGAAATGCTTATTTTTCGGTTAACGCAAAAGTTAACAGAATaacatataattttgttttcaaagcacAATACAACGTAAACAACTTCAACATTTACAAAAATGATGCAAGCTTCGCCAAAGTCCATTTGAAACACATACATATGAGTCTCGTTTTGAGAagtcagggcttaatgcatttgcgtaacgTTTCGCcatacattagcctgtgcagtctgtagaGGCTAATCTTTAAATACATGTTCAGTATATACTATATttgttaagaagatacttcattaaataaaaaaataccttaaaagcaaAATGCTTCCCTGTTTAATCTGGGAtggtactttacgcacatgctttaagcccagttttcccagaaagatgCTTGGCCGTAAAACGGATCCCATCCTAAAGCGAAAGGACCCGATCCCAAATCGAAATTGTAAAAAtatccaaattaaaaaaataataataataataataaaaagacgTGTATTATGATagattatatctcaattttatttcataaacatcttaCAAAGTATATTACTATAACTTTTCGCGCAAAGTGCATTTTatccccaaaatggccaggaaaaaggGTTATGTgttaaaatttgttaaaacaaaaatcccaatttgatccataatgttgataaaaattcccaaatgtaCCATTGTATCGATTTAAAAATCCCAATTTTACCAGACTCCTTCTCCACAGAGGGATAGTAATAACTATGTATTTCTATATAAAGCAATTGGAAGTCACAAATTCCGCTAATTACTCTTTAAAAGCGTTTAACCAGGGATGTCATGAAAGTCGTAAGACGAATGTTAGTGCGAGTATTGTCCAGTTAGTTCTGACCCGCGTGTAACAATTGTGTCGTAAAATGCACAAATCTTAATTGAACATGGTAgttaaaaacgtgttttttttttctaaaaatgactTTAAGAATTTAGAGAAACTTATTGAAACAGAGACGATATGTTTTCCTACGGTAAGATACGAAATGAAAGAATTATTCCGGAAATAATCGTGAACTGGTCAAGTATTAATACTATTTAacataaaagcaatatgtaaTACATAAAGTTTATAAACCCAAGTGTATTTGACATATTTGTACACAATGTTTTGGATGTGTACATGTCTGTTAATAAACTGATCTGTTAATAATTATAGTGTTCAGTAAAAATGTACAAAATTATGCGATGCAATCACGTTAACGTTCCGATCTTCCAGTATTCAAATATCCAGTGCGGGGACGCTAAGTTCTAGTGTGCAGTTACGGACCGGAAGTTTCAGCTGGTCCCTTCAGATCAGCAGCCTTGAGATAAACGCCAACTGGAAAATGAAATATGATCCAGGCCGCTGGCTGTAAGTCACATGTACacttgtaaaaatgtattatttatttcagaGTATTTACCGAAAAAGTTAAAATGCTCGTTTTGGTCTATACAGTTTTAGCTATACGATGTAAAACATGCCCAGTGATGAACACAATCATTCTTATAAGTCTTATTTTGCTTGCCTTTATATTCACAAGATGTATAGTGATATGATAagtaatgaaaataaacattcGCCCATTTTGAAATAACGTCAATAAGTCGTTAAGTATATCTTTACGTTTTTAAGGTTAATAATCACTGATTCAAAGTACACATGACGGAAGTTTCGTATAACAATACTCCAAAACGTTTTCGCACATATTTGGTTCTCAATAAGCATGTGAATGAATGTCAACTGCACGTTGTGCTTTGTAGCCCCACAGTGAGGGATAGCGGCAGGCTATCTACCAGCGTACGTCAGTCCGGGATCACTTTAACCGTTCAGCCGGGTATACATATGTtcttagtcccctaccggtgaaaccgtaGGGGAcgtatggtttgcactctgtgtgtctgatagtcagtctgtcacacttttctggatcctgcgataacttttaaagttcttcatatttgttcatgaaacttgaaacagtGACGGATGACgatatgaagattatgcacgtcatttcattttgttccaatgtcaagaattctggtttctatggcaacaaatagactaaacatattgctgaaaatggtggatcctgcgataactttaaaagttcttcatgaaacttaaaacatggacagatggcaatatggaaattatgcacgtcatttcattttgttcctatgtcaagaattatgtttgctatggcagcaaatagactagaaatattgctaaaaatggtggagtttcactggttgGGGACGTTTATTGCTTGGCGATAGTCTTGTTAATTAATATGATGGTAGGCGTTAAACGTACCGCCAGTCATTCATATGATTTTAACAAATGTGATAGAAGGCGGGAATTGTAGAACAATGATACATGTGTTACCAATTAATATGATTGTATGCTATTCCCATACGCCAAGGTATACATAcgatttttaaactttaatacCAGTAAACTGTAACGGTGCTACATGTACCACATACAAACATGCTTTAGGAACTGAAATACCGGTTAATTCCAACGTTATGGCCATGCATTGACAGTCAAATTCACATTTTGAAATAGTGCGACAAGAAGTacgtttttttcaaaaatgattccTGCATAAAATGTTGGACTGTTTAACTTGATACCAATGATGATTATGCATTCGATTATTTGATAATGATACATTTTTCTGTCAGTTGTTGAGACCGAAAGTCTACAAGTGAACCTGCAGGACTGCTCCGCCTCTCTTTCCGGTCTGGAGGTCTCCTTTGGTGGAAGTATCCTCAGTCGCTTCTATGAGTTGGTCGCAAATGCTTTCGAAGGCGACATTCGGCGACAACTGGAAAGAGCGGCAAGTTTGCTACTTTAAAGTTTCGCTAGAGTCCTGATGAACTAGACATCAACATAATATCGTATGTGACAAGCTTTTCGGCAGGTGGCATTCTCAATATGTGTCTGATAATGCTTTCAAGAAACTGTCCATTTTATTTTACCCAACTACAGGTATATTGTAATATCTTAAAATCCCTAGCCTTCTATATAATGCGATTGTTTTAATACATTgttaattttctgtttatttataACCTTTCGCGAAATCTGCTTACAGCTAGAATCCGCTTTTTCAGATCTGCAAATCGATTACCAGATCCATGGGAGACGTGCGCAAGACGCTGACCGATGTGCAAAGTGAGTCAGTTTTGAATTTTAAATGTCAATGtgaattgtttgaaataaaaagcaGCGTTGAACAAAATAACGTCGAATATGCACGTGTTTTAAGATACGGGTAAAACACGTATAATCATCGCGTACATGTATACCAATTTAACACGTGCGACACAACTGCATTTTAAACTTGTGTATGGATCTAACATGATTTGTGTAATTATACGCAAAGTAAGTTATTCAGATTGCTGTTAAtattcatgatgatgatgattgatgattgatgatgattgatgatgattgaTGCTGATTGATGCTGATTGATGCTGATTGATGATGAGTGATGGATGATTGATGGATGATTGATAGATGATTGATGTATGATTGGTGGATGATTGATGGATGATTGACGGATGATTGATGGATGATTGATGAATGATTGATGGATGATTGatggatgatgatggatgatgatggtgataatggtgatgtatgatggatgatgatgataatgatgatgattgatggtgatgatgatgatgatgttgatgatgatgatgatgatgatgatgatgatgatgatgatgatgatgatgatgataaccaTGCGTGTTAATACCGGTAGTTAATTGTACAAACAAATCactcacaaataaacattttgccGATATAagctaaatttggaaataaactCTTATCatggaaaataaatgaaatttgccTGTTAAAAACTCTTTCTAAATCACATACTGTATCAACTTTAATCATTTGATTGAAACTACCTTTGATGCACGAATGGAGTTTGATTTGTAAGTATCTACATTTGAATAACGTCGTCTATTTCAGCAACCTCGAACGTGCATGTGTTCAATACTGATTTCACTGTGGACTATGGTGTTGCAGCCGTTGAAGTGACCAGCGATCATATAGCAACCTTCCATAAGGTGAGTTCTTTTACTAATTATAATGTCTATATCTTAGTATTTCAGTTTTTCCTCTGGTATTGAAGTATTTTACCAATATGACTTTTGGGTCGACTTTCTATAAAGATATGTGTTTGATCAACAGTGATATATTTCAATGTCATTGAagttaaaatttaaactttttgtGTACGTTTATCATGCTGTAGATAATGGTTTCTTTTCCGAAAGTGTACTGCGGAAGCTACATTTTCCGTCTATGTTTGCATTTCATACATGCAGGATAATCTTTATAAACACTTTTGGAAGAGAGTATATTAATCATACATTGATACCAAGTTTAATTATAGCAAATCAATTAACATGCTCGGAAAGTTTGTCTGTAAAAAATCAGATTTTTATAGAATTGCATTTACTTGTACATTAATTACAATtggtataattattattttatgtcatattttattGCTTAGCATGTCATTAATACGATAAATAGATAAAACTTTGTTTACGTCATCGTGAATAAAAAACCTGTGTCTCGTTTGTAGGGGACCGTCATCTTTGCTGGACAAACGTTTCCAGTTCATGTGACCCCTTTTATACAAGCCATGCCTACATCAGGTGTGAGTTTCGATCTGGCGGAGGAATTTTTCAACAACGTCTTGACGACTGccttaaaaaataatttcttagACGCGTTTGCCGACTACGCGAAGGTAAATTATGCCATCTTAAAATTATTAAGAAATACAAACTGAAGAATCCTTCCTTTCTATCGAATATGTCTTTCATTTCGTTCTCGCGTGTTGGTTGATTTGAAAGTCGCTATTATAAACACGACATCACACCTGCACAACAAAAAGGTATTGTATTTGCGCATccttattttgttaatatttgtcgTTGTTTTGTGTCGATGTATTTGAGACCTTCTTCAAGCAACGAAACAAGAACAAATACAGCAGAATTCAGCCAACATACATTGGACATATTATACATGGTGAAAGTCCTCACACTGATCACCGTTAGATAGCTGGtttgataaacaaaaaaaacatcttCATGGTGAGCATTTTGACACTGACCTATGGGTAGCAGGTTTCGCATGCGGAGCAATATAAATTTCttttaacatattaatttttatatatatgtttgatatttgaTTTCATTTCAACCATGACACATTAAGGTGGTACTTTAGACAAATCGGCTTGACAATATTCTTACGgttgtattaaaaaaacattggaaTGTTAGCACCGATTTTTATTGTTGCTGCAATGTTGAACATGACTTTATTGTCCCATTTTTTAGAGGAGGAACCACCACGagataaatgggttaaacacgtATTTAATGCTTTATTTACGTATATTTTTGTCTAGTTTAGGGCGAAGTTCATATTTCCACTCGGATTCAATATTGTACCATACGAATCATACAGATTGTGAAATGCCAGTGATGTGTAATTGATTTTTCCTCCCTGTACTCTATTCGTGGTTCGGTCGATGATGTTTCTCTCTTTACGCTCTTTGCGCTCTTGTAATGCGTTTTATAACCACCGAATAGGGATATAGTTAATGTCTATTTTCATCATCCTTTGCTTACCATGTATACAACATCCAATCATATACCACAGGTTAAACGCAAGAACCTGAAGTTTATGTACCTGACGTGTGACAACGCCTTCTGTCTTGGTCGTCTGCTACCGCAGGTGAGAATGAATGAacgatttaaacatgtttatcgAGAAGTTACTCACCGATGAGTCCTTAGAATTAGCGCTTGACGGCTATGTTACGGATCTTATGAACGCTTTATGTATGGCGATCGAAAAGGAGACCCACATTTCTTCATGTGCCACTATGTCACGGTTACCACTTGACCTACATTTTGAACGCGATATTCGGACAACCATTCAACCTTTACTTCCTTCGAAAATACAAAGTGTCAACGAGACAGTAAATCTATGAATTTATCCATGTCATTGCGCTGGTCGGTTACAGCAGCGAGTTTGCTAACAACGGGTCAATCTTACAAACTGATCATCAGAGAATAAAATCATAATATTAGCAATATACATTATCGGACCgaaattgaaaaattgaatattcACAGAGTTGAAAATAAAGATTTCCAAACAAAAAATTCGCAATTTGGTTGAGGTAATATGTAGAGATCTTTTTGTTGTATAACTATTTTGTAAGCTTATTTGGTTATGAAATGTAATTCTAATGGTAATTCCCTACATAAAACAATAGCACAGTCTTCCCTCATGTAATATTGTATATATCCATCTATCCAGGCGAAGGACCGGTGGCCAGAAAGGGTGGTGGGTGTACGTGTGTATGTGAGTGACTCGAACCTGTCACTTGACACTCTGGGAGCGACCCTGAACATCCGGGGCCGCTTCAATTTTTCCGCTGAAAGCGCCACCCAAGCGGATCCGATGTTCTCCGCCATCTTTGTAAGAAccgatattttgttatttttactattttaacgaCAATCCTTACTCTTATTAGGGCCTGGGTTGAATATCCTGCTGTTTGGTATTCGAATTATTGAAAATATGATGCCAATATTAAATACTCATATTTGAATTGCTTGTTTGAAATTAGCGAATTTTTAACCAATAAAGAATACTCAGCTGGATATTTGCTATTTCAGCCGTAGAAAATATTGAGGCAAAGCCCAATATACAGCTTAAACCAATATTGAGCCAATGTCAAATTACCAGCTGGTTATTAGGTTTTCCAAATCATAGAAATCGATCGTATTTCGACTCCGGCTCGATATTCGCTCTTAAGGCCAAATATATAGTACCAAGCTGGGTGAATTTTGCTTGATAGTCACTGAAGTTCGAATAGCATACCCAAGCAGATATCCGACTCTGTATCAATATTGGCAAAAGTATGAAACCCAATATCAATCTTGATAATAGCCAAAATGCTAACACCCACAACCCAGCCGGATATCGACCTAGGCTGGATATTCGCTTAAATGTGAATGCCCAATACTTAGCTGGAGGTTTTTCCCTGGCTGGATATTCGCAATTAACTCAGGTTTTCGTCCTTGTTCCAATACTAAATACCCAGCTAGGATTTAAACTCTGGCTTAGAATTGAATTCCTAACCGCAATACCAATTACCTTTCAAAGTTTATTGACCTAttattaaaacaaagaaaatgaCACATTATGTTTGCATTTCAGGACTTTGCGTTGCCAGTACAAGTAAAATTCTTCAACGGTTTTATTTCTGCTAAGCTTGCAAATGCTAGGTGAGGTCAACGTTAATTCAACttgtatatgggccgtgctctgggaaaatggggtttaatgcgtgtgcgtaaactgtcatcccagattagcctgtgttgtccgcacaggcatatcagggacgacactttccgccttaactggatttttgctatgaagagacgctctgtaaacaaaaaatatcataaaggcggaaagtgtggtccctgattagcctgtgcggactgcacagactaatctgggatgacactttacgcacatgcattaaacctcctttttacagagcacggcccatatgtatcATAAAGTGGATAGCTTTCTTTTACGACTTTGCTTTAATTCTATAGATGCTCATTACTATTCTTTTCAAaagttatataaaacaataacgCTGAGTTCTATTTTTTTACATGACGACAATACGTTGTTGATATTGTAAATTACCATTATATTGTAAGAAACGGTAGTTCCTACGCAACAAATTAACGTTTGCGTTTTCATTTCCTTATATACTATATTCGAAGTTGCATTTGCTTTAACTCTGTAATAATGGAAAGTAATTTTGATTGGTCTTTATTGATTTAGTTATTCTTATCCGTTTTACATCATATGTAGTTTTATTTAGCCACATTGCTAAGTGTATGTACATGTGTTTATGACTGAACATTTTCATTATACCGATTTAAATCTCTCACCTTTGTTAATTATGCAGCGGACAGATTGTTATAGACCAGTCACATATTGGGAAGATTCTGGTAAGAACGTTTTCATTCaattgtttatattgtattaattaagtattttatttacatgtatttatgttgattttttatatattttgcggACGGAAGAAAGACGAACATTATGCTTCAAGTTCCGATGTATCCCGGATTATAACACTAATAACAAGATTCATTTTTCTATGATAAAGATTCAACAAAGAACATGGACACATATTCGGaactatttgtatatattttttttataataatagttacTACTGTCActgattgttttcaaataaatacaattaaaacatttccAGATTCCTGGACTGCGAAATCTCTTTGACGTTATGACACCGAATTTTACTCGACTTGGTGTGGAGACCTTGAACTGTAAGTTTTATACGGAAACGATTCATAATTGTGTTTGgtcataaaatcattattttatttaaaacatctaCTCTTTTAATACCATCACGTGCACGCTAGCGTTTCCATATATTACAACAATCGAGCGGAACCatcaaattatcatttttttttaattttgaacatttgcttacataaaaaatgaataaCTTTAAATTATGCGTATATTGACGTCATGGCGtcaaaataatgacgtcattccaTAGTACCACTAAAAATTATCGAATTTTAAATCGATTTACTAGTTTTAAATAACTCATTTGCCTATTCgcgtttgaaaaaaaagaaatttttctgggggggggggggggtcacttTATCCGACACGAGTTTTTGaaagttgttttttaagtttgcaGAAAATGTCAGTTATAACATGCTAATTTACATATTCACAGAAAAAAGTGTTCATATTAAATCCGCGTTCTGTCCTCACCATTTGTTGCCATATAGCGAACACATTTCACACCAGGATTTAATGCTGTTAAACTAATCCAACTTTTTTGTAGCGTCCCCGGTGTCCACTGAACTGAAACTTCCGAAAGACGTCATGTTTCAAACCAGCAGTGTACAGCTGTTTCCGGTATTATGTTCACgtcaatattgttataaaaatgtaATACTCGCTAATCTGTCAACCAGTTTTACGGTTTTTATCGTTTTTGGAGACAACTTAATATTTTTTAGTCGACATGTAAGAAGATATGAACATGCTGTTGTTTTACACAAAACAGTTTTACACAAATTCGATTCAATAAAAGCATCTTCATTCACcaacattaaattaaagaaaaagagCACTAAAGGTGTACTTGCATTTAAGAATGTTTACTTCTTCATCCGgcattttttatatgtatttttgtcGCTCAAATGTTATATAGCTATGTTATTTATATACGTTCGTAATGTATAGTGTATAATAATTGTAGAAAAAGCTACGTGTAAACGCAGACCTCTGTCAGAAAGGTACGTCCGGTTGCTCCTATTCCGCCAAGGACGAATGGGTGGGCAGAAGCGACGGTGGAGCGATTAGTGTTGTTGACACTATAACCACCACCACAAGTACAACCACAACAACCACTACCATACAAACACCAACCACGACAATCACAACCACTACAATCCGGCAAACCGCCAGAACCACGACCACTACAACGCCGAGGACAAGTACGACGCAGAAGCAAACAGAAGCACCGACGACCAAACCTGCAACCAAATCAACAGAACCAACATCGAAGCCAGTTACGGTCAAACCACCCGAACCTTCTACAGAAAACGCCCAAACCACAAATTATGCACCCATGTCCTCACCGATTATTACCACGTCGATAAACAAACATGATCAAACACCTGATACGGTTTTGAGATACAACGGTACGCATAATACAAATAACTCGACGCGCCGCCTTATCGTTGATTTATCTATCGGAAAGAAATCGGCCAACAGCCCGCTAACTTCAACCAAGAACCCGGCTAAAACGAACGGAGCCCGTGCTATGAACATGGCCTTGCTTTTGCTACTCGTGTGCATTGTTTTGTCGAAGTtcaaaaactttatttaaaactgcGAAATCACTGATTTCAGTTCGCTTGAAAACACAAAAGAACGTTTCATTCGGCtgaaatcaacaaaatatatgttaaaagcAGGAATTCTTGACATAGTGTATACTcctttaaatttgttaaatactcaacTTATATACGACCGATATTTACTGGTATTTAATTGCCAGTATTAAACAGTTCAAAATACTGAATACTGTCTATGGAAATTATTTTCTGTATGTGTGCTATATCTATCAAACAGTTCAAAATACTGAATACTGTCTATGGAAATTATTTTCTGTATGTGTGCTATATATATCATATGTACTCGATCCATCACATACGTATATTGTATATATCATATGTGCTCGATTCATCACATACGTGTGCTTTATATATCATATATGCTCGATTCATCACATACGTGTGTTGTATCTACCATATGTGCTTGATTTACCACATACGTGTGTTTTATCTATCATATGTACTCGATTCATCACATACGTGTGTTGTATCTAAAATATGTGCTTGATTCACCACATACGTGTGTTGTATCAATCATATGTGCTCGATTCATCACATACCTGTGTTGTATCTATCATATGTGCTTGATTCACCACATACGTGTGTTGTATCTATAATGTGCTTGATTCACCACATACGTGTGTTGTATTTATCATTTGTACTCGATTCATCACATACGTGTGTTGAATCTATAATATGTGCTTGATTCACCACATACGTGTGCTGTATCTATCATATGTGCTCGATTCATCACATACGTGTATTGTATCTGCCATATGTGCTTGATTCACCACATACGTGTGTTGTATCTATCATATGTGCTCGATTAATCACATATGCATGTTTTATCTATCATATGTGCGCGATTCATCACATATGAGTGTTGTATCCATCATATGGGCTTGATTCAtcatatatgtgtgttgtatctataaataaatgtgtgtttgaTTCATCACACACCTGTGTTGTATCTATCATATATGCTTTATTCATCACATACCTGTGTTGTATCTATCATATGTACTCGATTCATCACATACATGTGTTGTAACTATAATATGTGCTTGATTCACCACATACGTGTGTTGTATCTATCATATGTGCTCGATTCATCACAAACGTGTGTTGTATCTATCATATGTGCTTGATTATCCACATACGTGTGTTGTATCTATCATATGTGCTCGATTCATCACATATGCATCTTTGATCTATCTTATGTGCTCGATTCATCACATACGTGTATTGTATCTATCATATGTGATTAATTAAGCCAAGATCGCGGACAAATTATGAAAAGCCGCAACTTCAACAAAACACCCACAAAATATCTTATGCACCATGGAAACAACAATCGAAAGCGCCCATCGATTTCCGAGGTAAAAATAGATTCGAAGTATTGAACAGTGACCAAGTAGATACGCCGCAAAGGCGTAGGCAGCTGATTGAACGCTCGCCCCGAACCCATGTAGACGAAACAGAGCTTAAAAGGCCTCGAGAACAAGATTCAACGACTTCCACCGACCTTGTACAAATGCCCGAGATTCTCGAGCAACCCGAGCCAATTATCAAACAACGTTCTCAGTTTAACACATCTGTGCAATAGGACGCACAGGGAGAGAACC
Encoded here:
- the LOC127834169 gene encoding uncharacterized protein LOC127834169 — translated: MDLKAVCILLLLTTVKEVRGQNNAGLKLTVTKEILDKVNAMELQRLQTLLTTVKLDDAYDDGGDFSWRISGIQISSAGTLSSSVQLRTGSFSWSLQISSLEINANWKMKYDPGRWLPTVRDSGRLSTSVRQSGITLTVQPVVETESLQVNLQDCSASLSGLEVSFGGSILSRFYELVANAFEGDIRRQLERAICKSITRSMGDVRKTLTDVQTTSNVHVFNTDFTVDYGVAAVEVTSDHIATFHKGTVIFAGQTFPVHVTPFIQAMPTSGVSFDLAEEFFNNVLTTALKNNFLDAFADYAKVKRKNLKFMYLTCDNAFCLGRLLPQAKDRWPERVVGVRVYVSDSNLSLDTLGATLNIRGRFNFSAESATQADPMFSAIFDFALPVQVKFFNGFISAKLANASGQIVIDQSHIGKILIPGLRNLFDVMTPNFTRLGVETLNSSPVSTELKLPKDVMFQTSSVQLFPKKLRVNADLCQKGTSGCSYSAKDEWVGRSDGGAISVVDTITTTTSTTTTTTTIQTPTTTITTTTIRQTARTTTTTTPRTSTTQKQTEAPTTKPATKSTEPTSKPVTVKPPEPSTENAQTTNYAPMSSPIITTSINKHDQTPDTVLRYNGTHNTNNSTRRLIVDLSIGKKSANSPLTSTKNPAKTNGARAMNMALLLLLVCIVLSKFKNFI